The Ralstonia sp. RRA DNA segment GTTCTTCGTTCATTGGCCGGCCTTCGTTCAGGTCTTGCGTCCACACCACGCGCTGCACGAACGTGGGGTACTGGATGATGACCGTCTGTACCGGGTTGTAGAACACGAACCCGGTGACCACGTTCTCGCGCGAGATACCGCGATCGACCAGCCGGTTGATCTTGATACCCGTATAGCCGGGCGGAATGATCTGCCAGTTCAGCAGGAAAGTCCGCGCGATCACCAGCGCCGCAATGGCGCCAAAGACGAACGCGAGCAGTTTGACCGGCAGTTTGCTTGCCGTGACTTGAGGCATGAGGGTTCCCCTTGCTTATAGGTTTGCTTCTGAGGTGTTGGCTGGCGGGGCGGGCGCTGCGTTATTTGCTTTACGCAGCGGCCCGCTTGCTGGCGCAGGAATCGTCAGCGATTCCCGTCAGGGATGGCCGCGCCCGGTGGGCGGGTGCTGGCAAGCGAGCTTGCCAATGGTGATGAGGCGGTGAGCGTCAATACGACCGAGGTGGCGCATTGCAAGACTCGGATGTTGCGATGCACAAAGTATAGGTCGGCGCCGGATTTTTGCTGCCCTACGGAAGCACTAGAGCCGTGCTTCAACTGCACGAATGGTGCAGTGGGGTCAGGCTTGGCCCGGATGGACGCGTTCCGGATTCCAGCCGAGCGCGTTGTACACGTGATAGCGCGCAATGCCGATCCACTCGTGCAGCGCGTAGTCCGTCAGCGCAAAGTTGTATGCCATCGGCAGCGGCGATGCGGTGGCCTGCAGATCATCGGCGCGCACGGGAATCGGCATCATGCCGAAGTGCGCGAAATACAGCAGGCTGCGTCGCAGGTGGATGGCGGAAGACACCAGCAGCGTGCGATCTGGCGCGTAGTCGGCCAGCGCTGCGCGCGAGAACTGGGCGTTCTGCCACGTGTTCATGCTCTTGGGTTCCATGAGCACGTCGTCGCTGTTGACACCGAGTGCGACGATCTCGCGCCGATAGACCGTCGCTTCGGCTTCGCCATGGTGGCGTGCGTCGCCACCGCTCACGAGGATCTTGCAGTCACCGGCGGTTCCGCCGCTGGCCCTCTTGCAGGACTGGTACAACTGCACGGCCTCGACAATGCGTGCGTACGAGAAGACGCCCGGCTCCACCGTCTTGCCAATGCGGAAGGTGCCCGCACCCAGCAGCACGATGGCGTTGCGCGCGCCCCAACTGATCTGCGGCGCGTTCTCGAAGGGTTTTTCCAGGGAGTCGAGTAGCCACGCCGGCACCGGTCCGCAGCCGATGGCCACCACCAGCACCACGCAGAGCGCCGTCAGCGTGCGCGCAGCCCGGCGCCGTGCACGCGCCGCGCACACCATCGCCACGATCACCAGCACACACAGCACGGCCAGGCTCACAGGTTTCTCCCATCCAGCACATCAGGGCACGCCACGCGCGTGCATGAGGTGCCATCGTAAAGAGGAATGGCCAGCCGCGCGACCCGTCTTCTTACGGGGTTGTTGCCGGCGTGGCAGAAGGCTGCGGATTGGCTGACGGTGCAGGCACGTCTTGCGTCGCCTGTTTGGTGTCGGGGCTGGTGTTGTCCTGCTGCTGTTGCTGCTGCTGGCGTTTGCCCCGTCCACCGCGTCCACGGCCCTGGCGGTTGACCGGTGCGGCCTTGGCTTGCTGCAGGTCATTGTTGATCGACTCCACCGAGCGTGGCGGCGGCGCCATGTGGGCGAAGTTGCTCTGGATGTTGTGCAGGGCTTCGTTGTCTTCAGCCGGTGCGGAGGTTGTTTGGGCAACGGCCGGGGGTGGCAGTGCCGCAACAAGGGCGGCGGCGCAGGCCAGGGGGAAGAGGGTGGTGCGGAGCATGGGCGACTCGCAATCGAGCTTGATGAGATCGATTGTCGCGCTGCTTGCGGGTGGGGAATTTGAGGTTTGTGTTGCGGGAAATTACCGCCAGGGGACGGTGACCGCGCGGTATTCGCGCTACAAAAAACGCGCCCGAAGGCGCGTTCTTCCTGAGTGCATTTTTGACGCCGCTTCAGGCCGACGGATTGCTGGTGTCCTGCCCA contains these protein-coding regions:
- a CDS encoding YdcF family protein, which encodes MSLAVLCVLVIVAMVCAARARRRAARTLTALCVVLVVAIGCGPVPAWLLDSLEKPFENAPQISWGARNAIVLLGAGTFRIGKTVEPGVFSYARIVEAVQLYQSCKRASGGTAGDCKILVSGGDARHHGEAEATVYRREIVALGVNSDDVLMEPKSMNTWQNAQFSRAALADYAPDRTLLVSSAIHLRRSLLYFAHFGMMPIPVRADDLQATASPLPMAYNFALTDYALHEWIGIARYHVYNALGWNPERVHPGQA